From the Oryzias melastigma strain HK-1 linkage group LG13, ASM292280v2, whole genome shotgun sequence genome, the window gttgattaatttaaaaatcatgcAATATATTATGTGCTtcagtacaaaaattatgaaattcaaaaaatacaaaaactaatttacacatggacaaattaaaatcacagcagcttgaaacttaaaaataatgcataaattgcttgttacacacacaaaaccacatttacgtaCAACTTTGGCATAAGACTCTTTTCAGGtctcagagaagaaaaaagattcCTCTTTAAGTCATGCATTTCAAGGGTGGTataatgctgggtcatcagttttcttatcagcgATTTAGAACTTAGATTGTAAACATTATCTGgtgaaaaaatgacattttcccactttttttaacaaatatgcCCCACTTATTAAtacataaaagtataaataaagcattttgaaaaaaacacaacgcTAACATTTCTCTACTCCTTCGCCATGGAGTTCTTTCGCAAGCAGGTAGCTTGTCCTCCTCCACACCCAGATAGGGGACAGAGTAGCCCCACGTCCTGCTCCGCTATGGGTGTGGAGAAGGAGATTGCACTGTCTCCTCCCACTGTATAAGGAGTAGGGATTCTGCCGCAAGGCAATCCACTCTACACCCGGATCTCCGGGGCAAGCAGGCACTCGAAGAGTCTGCTCCCTGGTGGCTTTTTGCCTCTGTGCTCGCCATGGAGAAGCTCCACGGGGAGACCAGACCCAAGCAGAGACTTCTGGTCTGCAAACacgtgttagcctgggggcggagcagacttcTAAAAATGTGGGTCTTTTTGATAACAAAATACAAGCGACTGTTTAGTTACTGTATGTAAGGAATCTCTGCAAAGGTTAATGATCATTTAAAACACGTTATAAAGAACTTGTTAATTTAATGCTCACATGATGGGAGGTTTAGTCTGAATTCATCTTGATTTTGGatgaataatctttttttttttttttagccgttaaaacagaaaaaaagatagatTTAACTAATGTATTAATTTGGATTTCAAGTTAGTTTggtttatatacatttttgatttcacTTGACTTTGAAACATCTGCTTCCTTTTTCCACGAAATGGTcagctccctttctcctgccatcTTCCTAAAATCCCCGTCTGCTTGCGCCATTCTCAGATACattcaggatccatcccaacatgtcgtgcagatttctcaccagacgtttcttcacaaagtttgaacgctaaatcgaatgagttttttttgtccatcACTAAACTGCCTCATGACAGATTGCCAGTGTCGGCATGACTGTGCACGAGATGAGGGTGGGGGGCTCacaaagctagctgatcactgctGGCTTCCTGGAGAAAGTGtctgtgttagcctgggggcggagcagactcttcctggaggggcggTGCTCAACTTGTGATGTCAGCATGTGAGAACCTGCTTGTTCTTGTGGGAATGGGAAGGGCTGCTGTTGAGAACACAGGTTtgtagaggattactcagaaatgtgtgaacagatCCAAATCCCGCTTTGGGGTCCTTcatagtgaagaatgaacagtagaatgcacttaaaagctcaaagagTGGATTTTTCATGGAATTGCCCCTTTACTTTTTGTGAACTTTCAACCAGAGAAGAATTAGCCTTAGTTCTAACTAAACCCTGTTCTAGAAACCCTCAGAACTCCAGTTtcttaaaaagacagaaatccAGCGATACCAGAAACAGAGAATTGCAACATTAATGTGccataaaacagaataaaaaacattaaatgcagTGTATAACTGATCTGCGAGATAGCTCAAAGAAAAGTGAAGGGCAAACCAGGACATTGCCCCTCTTTATGCTGAGGTTCAgtaatatgttctagctgctgcAGGACTTCCTGAATGACTTTAAGAGACTGTTCCACGTGATGCTAATGTAAGTTAGTTGTGTAATGCTGACGTAGGAGACTTCATTCTGACCAAATGACTGATAAGTCACCTTTAGGGGTACTTtacttcagaaaaataggaATAAGAActatttgtaaaaattgttgGATGGAGGATAGTAAAACCAATGTTCCAAACACATCTGCTGACCACTAAAGTAAAATCACGTTTTATTGTGATCGTTGTAGAAAGCTCAGTGTCTTGCTATCCGTCATGGCGTTGTCTCTGATTTTGACCactttgtaaagttaaaaataattttttcattGGCACTGGGAACGTAACATCCAATCcctaaaaacagacagaaatgtattaattttgACGCTCAGCTCCGGTCCTAATGTTGATCTGCACTGTGGACTCGCCAACATCAGGTCTTGTGATGCTGCCATCTGGTTTCATGACCAGCAGCTCCCAGTGAGTCTGGTCTGCATCTTTTCCAGCCAGACCATTAACACTCTCCAGGTATGGACCATAGTTTGGATCCTCAATGTAGGTGAACCTTTAGAGGACAGATTAGAAAATTAGTAATATAAACTAGATTTTTCATTGTAAAGTTACAATGGACATGTGATCAGTTCAAGAACGCACACTGAGTGAGTTTTTGAATGTGTGTTCACTGGACGAGCTGGGAGGGTGTCCTCCTTCCTTTTCTTTAGCTACTGTTTACGGGTGCATATCCACCACCTGCAGttgaggtttggtgtgaaatgttgaaccGGTGCCAGTcaggtgaatcttgctccaggcttttcctatcacagctctattccgatcaGCAGCTGTCTAAGCATTTTAGAGCTGAGCATTCTGTCTTCCTCCcccaaaaacatctttattaatattaaGTATTTTATATTATCCTGTTTTAcgtaaatattattttatggatcaattctatagagagaaaatagactcactgcTTTGTGGGCGtgcaattcttgatttatgggtctattcttgatttttgcatgtgtaatttaggatttgtccataactttggatttgtttgtgcataattcttgatttgtaactcatataataaattttgtgcataagtgcAAAAATTCGgatattcaaaaaaatacaatttacaaatgtacaaattaaaatgacaatagcttgaaactaattacacacgcaaatcttaaaaaacatacacacgaatgctcggtcatcagagttttcatATCAGCCATTTTAACCTTAGACTATAAATATcaggtgaaacttgacattgacTTGCTTTAACTGATATTaccaataattaatataaaaaataaactctaaataagcgTTTTGTAAAACCAttcactgtaaaaacaaaaatattttccagaaaagagcGCTTCCGATCTGCAGCACGTCCCCCGACAGCTCCTCCGACAGCGGGCTCTGTCCCGAGTGCTGGTCACCTGTCACAGGGATAGGAGGAGGTGCTGGACTCTTCTAAACTCCCACAGATTGTAGGGCTGGTGGTCTGATCAAGCCTCTCTGCCATGTGGATGTTTAGAAGGGCCTCGCGGTGCAATCGCAGAGTTCTGCCACCGGTCAGCAGACCAGATTGATTCTGTTACAAACCACAAATTTGTGCAGTGTCTTGATTTGTGTAGCACAATTGTTCTAGAGAATATTAAATGAACCAGAATAATGTctaatagggctgccacgattagtcgactaatcgactattaagatagtcgacgactaatttaataatcgattagtcgttactttatattatatggagtcagaatgtagtaaagttgaaacttaatttggcattctgctagctttatggactattttggcatttattaaggtttttttgga encodes:
- the tcnba gene encoding transcobalamin beta a; the encoded protein is MKRTMTAPALIAAALLLLLPTSQSQNFDPAPIQIVVTNSFLEEEPLTFSTHVVYGGILLGAMRRLMDSDNNFKFTYIEDPNYGPYLESVNGLAGKDADQTHWELLVMKPDGSITRPDVGIGCYVPSANEKIIFNFTKWSKSETTP